The following coding sequences lie in one Spirosoma sp. KUDC1026 genomic window:
- a CDS encoding PleD family two-component system response regulator, whose translation MNSKRHLLIVDGSPYVTGILVQTLKKDFDVTVASNGQEAAQLLTQGNRFDCVLTDLELDVFSGFDLIKFIRSNRLLCQTPIVVLSAKSDSNTRIQCLELGVDSFMPKPFNPTEVKVRLLATIRRADMPVAEEAPERPGPVSARLLPEVESFWQNKSRILFMVLKGYSLGQSA comes from the coding sequence ATGAATTCGAAACGTCACCTACTTATAGTGGACGGTAGCCCATACGTAACCGGGATTCTTGTTCAGACGCTGAAGAAAGATTTCGACGTAACGGTTGCCTCTAACGGACAGGAGGCCGCTCAACTGCTTACTCAGGGTAACCGCTTTGATTGCGTGTTAACCGATCTGGAACTGGATGTATTCAGTGGTTTTGACCTTATTAAGTTTATTCGGTCTAACCGCCTGCTATGCCAGACTCCAATTGTTGTTTTATCCGCTAAATCGGATAGTAATACGCGTATTCAGTGTTTGGAACTGGGTGTTGATAGCTTCATGCCTAAACCATTTAATCCAACTGAAGTAAAGGTTCGCCTGCTGGCCACCATACGCCGGGCGGATATGCCCGTTGCGGAAGAAGCGCCTGAACGTCCTGGTCCTGTTTCGGCCCGATTATTGCCTGAGGTTGAATCGTTTTGGCAAAACAAATCACGCATTTTGTTTATGGTGCTAAAGGGGTATTCACTAGGGCAGAGCGCCTGA